In the genome of Mucilaginibacter sp. 14171R-50, the window ATCTTTAAGCGCTTTGTAGGCAAGCGCGGTATAGTAATAACTGGTTTCGCTACGGCCCTGTTCATCAATATCCATAAAGGCAGCTAAGCTGCATTCGTAACTTTTAATGTTATAATAGGCAATCCCCAGTTTAGTTAATACCAATCCGGATTGACTGCCCGCATTTACCAGTTTAAGGCAGGTGCTGATGGTTTCGGGCCATTTCTTTTGGGCATATTGTAACTTCATCAGGCTGTTCAACAAAACAATATTTTCTTTATCGTTGGCAATAGCCCGGTTTAATACCTTTTCGGCCTGCGTGTTGAGTTTCATGTTCACGTAAATATCGCTCAGGTCGGCTGCAACATCCGGTTCGGCCGGGTTTAGCAAGTTGGCCTTTTGCAGGTAAACAATATAGGATGTGAGATCATTTTTGTCGCGACTGATGCTTGCAAGCTGCTTGTACACCATAAAGTTGGTGGTATCACGAGCTGTTATCTTTTTATAATAACCTTCGGCCTTTGTAATATTGCCCCTGCGCATATTAAGCCCCCCAAGGCTGATCAATACCTTAGTGTTAGTCGAATCGATATTGTAAATACGCTGGTAATAATCTTCGGCAAAAGCCAGTCTGCCGGCCATGCTATTGGTATAAGCCAGCTGACCCAAAGCTTTTATATCTGTTACAGGTTCGGGGTAGGAGCTTTTAAGGTAGTCGGCAGCTTCGGCAAAACGCTGATTTTGGTAGTAGTCTAATAACAGGGCGTCGTCTACTTTCGACTGTGCAAAACTTACAACGCAATAAAGGCAAAAAAGGGCAGATGTAACGATGGATTTCATATAACTAAATTATTAGTTATAAATCATATATCCAAATATTAAACAAATTGGCACTTTAACGGTTGTACCTGTATATAAACCAGATACTATGGATAAGATAAGGAAATTTGAATTGATGGAAAAAATCGTCCATGAATTAGAAGATTTAAAGAACAGTCAGCAGGCTATAGTGCAAAAGCTAACAAAGATAGAGGTAGATAATATTGACCTGGGCAACAAACGCCTGGAAAAGGATCTGCCGGATATGCACCAGCGCGTTAGCGATAACCTGGATACGATTGCAAGCATCCTTGAGGACTTTGCATCGCAAACCAGCGAGTTCAACAGCAAAAATAATATCTCCGGTTTGAAAGAGCAGGAAGAAATAAGCAAATTGTAAGGCGAATGCTAAACCGCGAAAAGCCCCGAATAGGGGCTTTTTTTTTTAAGTTCCCTCCTTGGGGAGGGGCGGGACAGGATGTGCGCTGGCAGGGAGGGGTTTGATACCTTGCATGCGAATAACCCCTCCCTGCCCTCCCGAGGGAGGGAATTATAATTGCCACTTCAAACTCTCCTTAAAAAACTTCGCCGCCATATTACCAACCAGTTCATGAACGGCCGACCTGCTTACAGCAGGGTCATCATTAAAAATGATACCGCCTGTTTTTTTCACTTCAGGTATTGCTTCATTAAGAAATACGTAATGCCCTGCTTTGCCCCGCACAACATAAAGTTTTGACTTTGGCATAAGCCGATGGTAATGGGCCGCGTTGGTTTTAACGGGTGCAATGCTATCGCTTTGCGCGCTGATAATATACATTGGTATATCTACCTCTTTAAACTGCACCGGGCTTACAAACCCCTGGCCCACGGCCGGGCTCATGGCCAATACGGCTTTAATGCGCTTATCTTTTAAGGGCGGGCTTTTTGCAAACAAAGCCGCCAGTTCTTTTTCATCCACCTTATTGATCAGGTCCGGAAATTCGGGGATGGTTATTTCCTTGATACCCTGCGGTGTTTTGTTGAAGGCATCCATGGCATCTAAGCTCACCTTGGCTCCAGCCAAAGCAATTACCGTAAAGCCGCCGATAGAAAAGCCCGCCGCGCCAATGCGCTGCCTGTCTATTACTTTATCCAGAGCGGCATCATTCAATAATTGCGTTAACACAAAGCTGATATCCTGGGCGCGCTGCCAGGGTGTTAAAAAATCAATGGCTATTTTGTTATCGTAAGTGTTACCCCAATGGTCAACCGCTGCTACAATAAAGCCTTGTTTTACAAGCGCGTCGGCAAGCCACTCCATGGTTAAGCGCCCCCCGCCGGTGCCGTGTGATATCATGATGAGCGGATGCTTTTCTGCCGGGAGTTTGGCATTACGTATGGTGGGTTCAACTATAAAGGGGAAATTCTCTTTAAGTGCCGGTGTTTTGCGGTCAGCTGTAGGATACCATACTTCGGTAACTAACGGGCGTTTGCGTGCCGTATCGTTATATCTATAGGTTTGCTCACCAATAGCGGTTTGTGCCAGGGCATAGGCCGGTAAAAACAGTGATATCAGTATAAGGTGTTTTAGTTTCATGAGTATAAATTAATACACAAAACAAGGTATTTACAAATTGCCGGGTATTGACAAATGTCAATAATTTATTTTTTTGATTTAAGGCGGCTAAGGGTTTCCTGCGATATGCCCAGGTAGTCGGCAATGATCTTCGACGGCAGCCTTTGTATCAGGGCGGGGCTGGTTTCCATTAGCAGTTGGTAACGCTGCCTGGCATCCATGGTGATCAAACTTTCGATACGCTTGATGGAAGCGATGTAATCTTTTTCTAAACCTATCCGGTAGGTGTGTTCCCATCCGGGAAAATTAGCCAGCAGGTCGTTAAAGTCGTGGTGACAAATATAAAGTATTTCGCCGGCCTCTATGCTTTGTATAGCAGCTAACGACGGTTCCTGTAAATTAAAACTGGGGAACGCTGTGCCGAACCGGCCCTCGGTAATCAGGAAACGGGTAGATTCTTTGCCATTTACATCCAGCATATACACCCGCAGGCAGCCCGAGTTTACAAAGTAGATGTAAGGGCAAACCTCATCAACGCGCAGCAGTACTTCGTTACGTTTAACCGTTTTATGCCTGAATTTTTTGCAAAACGCTTCTGCCTGCTGTTCATCAACCCGCATATTGTTGTTGATGTATTGTTTAAGCTGGTGGTAGGGCGTGGATGGCATAAGCCAAATATAAAAAATATGTCATTGCGAGGTACGAAGCAATCTCTTCATGCTAAGCGGCGATGCAAAGTCTTGAGATTGCTTCGTACC includes:
- a CDS encoding dienelactone hydrolase — its product is MKLKHLILISLFLPAYALAQTAIGEQTYRYNDTARKRPLVTEVWYPTADRKTPALKENFPFIVEPTIRNAKLPAEKHPLIMISHGTGGGRLTMEWLADALVKQGFIVAAVDHWGNTYDNKIAIDFLTPWQRAQDISFVLTQLLNDAALDKVIDRQRIGAAGFSIGGFTVIALAGAKVSLDAMDAFNKTPQGIKEITIPEFPDLINKVDEKELAALFAKSPPLKDKRIKAVLAMSPAVGQGFVSPVQFKEVDIPMYIISAQSDSIAPVKTNAAHYHRLMPKSKLYVVRGKAGHYVFLNEAIPEVKKTGGIIFNDDPAVSRSAVHELVGNMAAKFFKESLKWQL
- a CDS encoding Crp/Fnr family transcriptional regulator; amino-acid sequence: MPSTPYHQLKQYINNNMRVDEQQAEAFCKKFRHKTVKRNEVLLRVDEVCPYIYFVNSGCLRVYMLDVNGKESTRFLITEGRFGTAFPSFNLQEPSLAAIQSIEAGEILYICHHDFNDLLANFPGWEHTYRIGLEKDYIASIKRIESLITMDARQRYQLLMETSPALIQRLPSKIIADYLGISQETLSRLKSKK